The [Clostridium] scindens ATCC 35704 nucleotide sequence TGTTTCATATGATGTACCTCCTCCCCTTTCATTATATCCATGAATCCCCAAATACAGATAATTATTTTCAATATTTCTAGGAAACTATCTACATACTTTCTTTGATAACCAACACTTCTTCCTCTGTTACACCTGAAATTTTATAAATCTCAGAAAGCAGATATTTATTCTGTAACATTACACGCACAACTTCTCTTCCTTTTAATTCTAAGCACATACAGCATACCATCAATATTCTCTGAATTAAACGTCACCATCTCAAATCTTATATTCCTGTTCCGATTTATTATCCAATTAAATATATACCGATCCCCATTAGTGCCAGTGCATAATCCACCCTCATTTGCTTTTCTCTCTGCTTGATTTCCTTGATTTGTACTGGTGACAAAGAAGAAGTATTAAAATCATATTCCTCCTGAAAATAGTGTTCAAATGATTCTTTATAATCAATGTTTGAAATAGCTACTCCTTTTTTCTAGGTATTCGTATTTTTCTTAATACGGATACGCTCAGCCATTTCTTCAATTTTAACCTTATCGGCATCTTCAAGACTTCCCTTCAAATACACCAAAGAATCTTCTTCTGTCGTTTCTTTAAAATATTCCTCTGTACTTTTGGGCACTAAATTACACACTTTATTAAAAAGTTCAAGTGCCGGAGTCTGTTTGCCATTTTCCAGCAAAGACAATGTTGATCTGTTAATCCCTAATTTTTCTGCAAATGCAGATTGTGAATCTGTTCCTCTTAATTCAATAAGATCCTTACAAAATTTTTCTCCATTAAATTCTTTCATGTTCTCTCCTAAATTATGTTTATAATTTAACAAACAGCATACCTTTCATCAATAACTCTGTCAAGTAATCTGGATTAGCTACATCTTTTGCTTTTAAAATATTTTTTCTCTTTATCATGAAAATCTATCTTTTTAACTTTGAAAAAAGCTTATTTCAAGAACTATATACTCTAAAAGAATTATATTTTTATACTATCCATGTCAATTTTTCTTTGTATAAATATACTCACTTCTTAAAATCAGCTCTTTTGACTCTAATTTTCAACAACGCATTCATGAAATGCCCCATCATTTATCTCTTATCCCCTCTGGAGAATACAAAAAAAGCAACCTCTATGTACGAATTAGGTCACCTGTCCGTCTATTTTCATCTAGTGATATTCTGTCCGTACAGTCCGCGCAAACAGCATAAAATCGTCCCAAAAAGCGTATAATTCCATTATTTTTCCAACTTGTCATTAGTAGGATACAAAATACTCCACTGCGTTGTTAGGGAACATCTCCTTGAATTCTCCGTACAACTGAGCAGCAAGTGTTTTATTGTGTGCGATAACGAGCGTCGGTTTTTGCAGTTCCTGAATCACGTTCGCCATCGTGAATGTCTTACCGGAACCCGTAACCCCTAGTAAAGTCTGGCATTGGTTGCCTTCCTTGAATCCTTTTACCAGTTCTGCGATAGCCTGCGGCTGATCTCCGGTAGGCTGATATGGGGCTTGTAATTTAAATTCTGGCATATTAAAACCTCCATTTGTGACTTTTGATACGTTCAATATCAGCCACATTTTAAAAACCATTCGTAATGAAATTCGTAACGAAAACTTAAAATCCCCGACTTATAAATCACTTTTACGAATTTTAGAAAGCAAAAGTCACAAAACCGATTTTCGGGGATTAAACATCATTAAATAACACTAAATCAAATATATAGGCAGAGTACCTCGCAAAACCTGCGGTTTTCCTCAGTCGCCTCGCTCGTCAGATGTCTGAAATAATATTTACCCATGCAAGCATGGCAAATATTTTCCAGCCGCCTGACTCTGCCTTAACGCACATTATATCAAACATCTTTCTAAAAGTATATATCCCAAAGCAAAGAAAAGTACAAATGTTCGATTTTTCATTTGTACTTTCCATATTTCCATATTCAACACTTAAATGCATTTTTAAATTCCAGTTGGCAAGAGTAAATTCCAGCGTCATGGAAGTTACTCTTGCACATATATTTGTCCTATTGCCCTTGATATTCATAACTCCGTATAATGTACTCGCAGCTGATTGCCTGCCTGTGCAGATCGGAGATAATTATGAATAATAAAGGCAATCAAAAACATTTAACATTTGAACAGCGTATTGATATCGAGAAAGGACTCACCGAGAATAAGAGTTTCGCAGAAATTGGAAGAATTATCGGAAAGGACCCCTCTACTATATCAAAAGAAATAAGACTTCATGCACATACAAAAGAACGTCCCGATGCAGGATATACAAACCCGCCGTGTATTCATCGTAAAACTTGTAAAATAGTTTGCCTTTGTGATGAACAGTGTGGTATTCTCTGTAAACTCTGCAGGTGGAATTGTCAAGAAAAGTGTAGTCGTATAAACTCACTAAATTCCATTTGCTCCTACGCTGCAAGAAGTGTCTCTTCCTGCAACAATCTATATACGGCCGGAGGATAACCTCCTGGATTAGCCGTATAGATTCTTTTTTGATTGTAATAAGTGA carries:
- a CDS encoding helix-turn-helix transcriptional regulator; translation: MKEFNGEKFCKDLIELRGTDSQSAFAEKLGINRSTLSLLENGKQTPALELFNKVCNLVPKSTEEYFKETTEEDSLVYLKGSLEDADKVKIEEMAERIRIKKNTNT